One window of Ziziphus jujuba cultivar Dongzao chromosome 5, ASM3175591v1 genomic DNA carries:
- the LOC107420001 gene encoding uncharacterized protein LOC107420001 encodes MPPFTSTTKAVLSLLSRRSGFRNLVRYSGKVERSKKLHQSRCFFSGIAGIETGSVRQLIGSANQDVSSLSGAYFDVSNVQRRRFLGCGDGEEGGVLSKVYEERRVLGYSPEQLFDVVAAVDLYHGFVPWCQRSDVLRHNPDGSFDAELEIGFKFLVESYVSHVELDRPKRMKTTVSDSTLFDHLINIWEFNPGPVPGTCNLYFLVDFKFQSPLYRQVASMFFKEVVSRLVGSFSDRCRLVYGPAVPVLENSYGQRA; translated from the exons ATGCCGCCATTTACGTCCACCACGAAGGCGGTGTTGTCCTTGTTATCTCGGCGGAGCGGTTTCAGAAATCTGGTTAGGTACAGCGGCAAGGTTGAGCGTTCGAAGAAATTGCATCAGAGTCGGTGCTTTTTCAGTGGCATCGCGGGCATCGAGACCGGATCAGTGCGTCAATTGATTGGCTCTGCAAATCAGGATGTGAGTTCTTTGTCGGGAGCTTACTTCGATGTTAGTAATGTTCAAAGGAGGCGGTTTCTTGGTTGCGGGGATGGCGAAGAAGGCGGTGTTTTGTCCAAAGTTTACGAGGAAAGGCGCGTCTTGGG GTATTCTCCAGAGCAATTATTTGATGTGGTTGCTGCGGTTGATTTATATCATGGCTTTGTTCCCTGGTGTCAGCGGTCTGATGTACTTAGACATAATCCCGATGGATCGTTTGATGCTGAGCTAGAGATTGGGtttaaatttcttgttgaaagTTATGTCTCCCATGTTGAATTAGATAGACCAAAGCGTATGAAG ACCACTGTGTCAGATAGTACACTTTTTGATCATTTGATAAACATCTGGGAGTTCAACCCGGGACCCGTTCCAGGGACATGCAACCTTTATTTCTTGGTAGATTTTAAGTTTCAGTCACCACTTTATCGACAG GTGGCATCCATGTTTTTTAAGGAGGTGGTGTCTCGATTGGTTGGTTCATTTAGTGATCGATGCCGTTTGGTATACGGACCTGCGGTCCCAGTCCTTGAAAACTCGTATGGACAAAGAGCCTGA